CTGATCATTCTGCTATGTTGTATCTGGGTCTGTTTTGTTCTTAGTTTCTaagttgttctttgtttttatgCTGCTGCtgtttaattaataaaattcacCTTTGtccaaaagaaaagggaaaaacaaaaaaacaaatcaaatcaaagatGATAATCTACCTAAGCTACCTAAATATGATAATCTTCTTAATCTCAGTCCGGCCTTTAATAATTCAATCTGGAAATCGTACGCACCACGCGTCAAATAAATAACATCATGTTATAGTACtacttttccttttgttttttctttttcttttttcaagcaGTACAGTGGAGGTGGAAGACTGGAAGTTATACATATCATATATGCATTTAAGgatatataaaaaaagaagaagaaggattaaTTGCATAGAATTAGATTCCTAGAAGTAGTCAGAATGCATATCATACCAGTCCCACATGCAAAGGGACGATCCATTATGCCTTGAGAAGGTAGGCATCAACCTTTTTATTTGAGAATGAGAACAAAGTCCAGATACTTATTGGGAGGTGGAGAATCCTCGTTCAGCTTCTCGTATTCTGTACTCCAGTTCACCTAGCTGCATCGGCCGCCCTTTGCCGTAACCTGAATCGTCGCCTTCATATTCTTGTAGACTTTCAGTAGCGATCCATCCACCGTCTTGGAAAGTGATTGATTTGGCTTTCTCATCCATGGTTTCAAGTTTCAACCATCTCTTTTGCAATCTCAGAATTACCTACATGGTTATTAATTTGGACCGAGAattaaaggtttttttttttttggggggggggggggggtgtgggTGGGTGTTCTGAATAGAAACGGAATTAAGTGGGTCTTAGAAAATCATCTGATATGTGGCATATGCAAATTATTTAGAGAGGGTAACTTATGATTTAGCCCGTAATGTCTGAGAACCAAACCCTAGATCTTAAACTCTCAAGCCTACTCCATTAAATTGTTCACTAGTACTCGTTACTTGCATATAATATTTAGTGTGAAAAAATATGTGTGTATCCTACCTGCAGCAACGTACGTACGTCCACTGCTTGACCGAGCCCACAGTTCCCCAATCCCCTTCGAGTACCCGCAGGTCCTTTATCATGTCAGGGCAGATCTTGGGCAACAATACCCTTTGCTACAAAAGACTTCGTAGAACTTTTCAGCACTGGCTTTGATCTCAGCTTCAACTTGCATTTTTGCTATTTGCACCATGGCGTTAGAGATTGGACTGAGTTctgaattcaaaaaaaaaaaaaaaaaaaagagtctttGACCTAAAGCACTAAAATTGACAAAAAGTATCTCACTTGCCTaagcaataaatttttattctcacttactTTTTTTAATGCAAAATGACAGTTTTACCCTCAGCTAGATTAAATAATTACATCGATctctctactctctctctctctctctctctctctctctctctctctctctctctctctctctctctctctctctctctctctccaacgaGGCCGGCATCTCTCCTCGAGGAAGTTCGACGCCGGTGACCTGAGGATGGAGGTTTGTGGTTGAGAATGAGGATAGCGACGGGGATTGGGCCGAGTTGGAGTCGACGGCATCACCTCTCACGCCGGTGTTATTTTCCTCACTCCGTCGCCGTCGACGTCGACCGCACCTCCAATTTCGAGCACTGCCGCCACGTGAAGAACACCTTTGAAGCTCTGCCGCAACGCTAGGGTCGTCATCAAACCTCTGAAGCTCCAAGCGCCAGGATCGATTCCGGCTGTGTTCTCAGCCAAAGGTCACCATCGCTCTCCTCTTGCTCAGATCGATTTCCGGCTTCGTCTTCAGCCAAAGACCGTCGTCGCTCCTCTTGCCAAGATCGGTTTCACCATTCGTCCGAGAACGACCTTCGTCGCCTTCATCTCGCCCACAGATCGGTGACCGGATTCTTCAGTTCGTCACAGCCCACAGGACGGGAGTTCGGTCCTGGTCGGGCTCCGACGCAgtcgttcaatttttttttttttttttaactaatgggacagaaggaaagaaaaaaaatttgaatgtctattgggggcaatagacgtttttaaattgatataatctcttcatttttttctttaatcagagttttatttgtctaaatttgggGAGATTAGTTTATATTCTCgcaaccgaaagttctattaggggcaatagatgtttattgccctctattgggggcaatagaccgaaagttctattgagaggtaatagacgtctattagggggcaatagaggtctattgcccctctatttgggggcaatagacatctattggggggaaatagatgtctattgggggtaatagagGTTTTCATAAAAATCCGAtgggcggcagccggtgacaagattccggcgaccgatgacgggctccggcgaagtctaatatggtttctctctcttccatttctctctctctctctctctctctctctctctctctctctctctctctctctctctctctaagtaacaaagggatgAGTGATAAAATGgtatcaaaaaaaattaaaaacaaaaaaaaaaaatcttaatgaggtattagagaagacttccttagagtgtattgggtaagagggattaaaaaaacttaatggggttagtgggaaaaaaatccctagaaatggggcaaatggacaaaaaccccaaaaaaaagGTAAAGGTCAAGTTCTTGAAGCTGAAATGTGGGGTATTTACCGGGGTTTACAGGTTGCGTGTGGACTTGGGTGTAAATAAGTTATAATCCGAATGTGATTCGTAGACTTTTTTATtccaaagttgcaactaagacAATTACTCTCTCGAAGCATTTCTTAGTAGCTCAAACTTCTCACGGTCTCACCTCATTTGAGGAATCAGTTTTTCACCATATTTATAAAGAAACAAATGCTAGCAGATCGTCTTGCTAAATCAACACTTAGTTGAAGCCTAAATGTCAAAATTTTGATAAAGTTCGAACTTCCAAATATATAACTGTCCCGACCATGCTTGATGACCACTTCTCGCAGTGTGCAATTTGCGCCAACCCATGGGCAttaatgttgagaatatatatacattccacatgggaaaaatgagaccttgcctatgagtttataaggatttgggccaatccatccattgccaattagttttggatgtaaaccttagattactttatcatggtgtCAGAGCCTAGTTATCCCACATGTGCATGCCTTGCTGCCACACCGGCTCCACATTACCCaaattgtccacgtgtatggcttgaaaattcgccacacgtgcgggggcgtgatgagaatatatatacatcccacatgagaaaaatgggacattgcctatgagtttataaggatttgggccactccatccattgccaattggttttggatgtgaaccccagattactttatcaattaTGCCTCCTTTACACCCTTTGTgttcaaagaaataaaacaaaattaaaaacattttctcaaaaaagaaaaaaagaaagctaaacGGTTTCCTAATCCCATTATGATAAGGATTTACAAGCCTTGCCTATATAAACTCCCCTCTCTTTCGTTTCACCCCGCTCTACATTTATAATTTCTCTTTTAGTTACTTACAAAAGAGGCTCTCCCCGACCATTTCTATCTTTTTTGGGTTGTAAAGATGAGTATTCCTAGCGTTTCATCTGTATAGTGAGGAGGAAGGGAGAAGATCGTCCAGATGCTCGCCAAGGAGAACATCCTTGAGCTCATCTTGAAGGTCGGATTGGACGAGCGGGCGACCAAAAACACAATCGCCAACAACAGGGTCACGACCAATCTGACGGCCGTCGTTCACTAGGCTGCAGTTACTAATGGATGCAGTCGAAGCACTGGTAATCTTTAATACACGGTTGCTACAAAGTTTCCAGCAAATGCCCTTGTGCATCGCCTGGTATTGGTACAGTACATTGTGTCTTCAAAGATTAAAACCCTAGCTCAGTTAGATGCGGCTTTGTTATGTTTTTGCAAATACAGGGACAGAAAACTTCAAAACAAGTGAATTTGAAGAAGCATGTGGTGTTGGTTTTGAAGTTTCAGAAGAAGAAATCGAGCAATCCGTTAATGAGGCTTTTGAAGAGAATAAATCTGCAATTTTGGAGCAGCGCTATAAAACAAATGTGGGTGGCTTATTGGCACATCTTAGGAAGAGACATTCGAGGGCTGACCCAAAAATTGTTAAGGCAATCATTGATACAAAGTTGAGTGAATTACTTGGTTAAAGGACTGCagcagatgatgaaaagattcctaaaaagaagaaagagaaacctGCTAAAGTAGAGGAAAAAGCTATTGTTGATTCTTCACCTGAACAACCAGCTGAAGAAAATCTTAACCCATGTGCGATATTCCCTCAACCAAAGGAAAACTTTAAGCTTCATACTTCAGTTTTCTTTAGTGATGGTTATATTCTGAGATGTTGCAACTCAAAGGAACTCCTTCAAAAACACTTGAGCTAGCGTGACTGGGGGAGAGTTTTAATTCGCTTTCCTTCTTAACCGAATGGATATCTACACATAGGCCATGCCAAGGCAATGTTTATTGACTTTGGGCTGGCAAAAGAGAGAGGTGGGGGCTGCTATCTGAGGTTTGATGACCAAATCCAGAAgctgaaaagaaagaatatatTAATCATATTTAGGAGATTGTCAATTGGATGGGTTGGGAGCCCTACAAGATCACTTACACTACTGATTACTTCCAAGATCTGTATGAATTAGCAATGGAGCTCATACGAAAGGGTCATGCTCACGTTGATTATCAGACGGGGCATGAGATAAAAGAGTACAGGGAGAAATAAAAATGAACAGCCCTTGGAGGGACAGACCAATTAAAGAGTCGATGAAGCTTTTTGAGGATATGAGGCGTGGCCTGATTGAAGAAGGGAAAGCAACTGTAAGAATGAAACAAGACATGCAGAGTGATAATTTTAACATGTATGACCTTATTGCATATCGTATCAAGTTtatgttggcgtgagtcatacttaccttatttatgtagatattctgtaatattctgtgatctgtaatatctgtagtattattTGATTTACGTACTACTTACCTTAGGAATAGTACTTGTCTTATTAGGCACAATtataatttgtatataattcattcttgtaaggtgaatgagATATAGAATTATTCAGCCAAAATTGTCTCTtgttttttgttatattttgacttggtatcaaagcagagATCCGATCCTGAACTCTGACTCATTGTTCTTTGATCCTTGACCCTTGTTTtttgtgcttggatttgttcCTTGTCCTTTGATCTTTTCATCACCGTTGCCTTCTTATACTTCCAagaattttgttgtttttccttcCGCTGCGTATTCACCATGGCTAAAGATCAAGACGTTTCGACCGTGATCAAgcaagatggagatggtgagacGTGTTATGGTTCCAACCAAATTTCTGTCTCTGTTAAAGATGATTCAACTGGAAATTATGGAGGTGTCAAGCTCAATGACTCTAATTACCGAACCTGGGAGAAGATGATGGAGGCTCGCGTATGTGGAATCGATAAGGTGGGCTATGTTGATGGTTCAATTACTGAACCACCAATTGCAGCCAACAATTATTCAAAATGGAAGATTGCAAATGGCTCGGTAACCTCTATTCTTTACAAATCCATGACTAAAGATGTTTCACATATGATTATGGGATGTAATACAGCTGAAGAAAACTGGGAAAGCCTTAAGGAGATCTACTTTAACGGAATGGATTTTCCTGAGGTTTATGAGTTGAGGACTCAATCCTCCCATATGGCACAAGATGGAAAACCAGTTGCCATGTATTTTGCAAAACTAAAGGGGATTAGGCAAGAAATTGATCAGATGTGTCCATGTCGCATGAAGTGCCCGGATGATGTTAAGATTTATAAGGAGGAGCAGGATCTCATGAGAGTTCATATTTTTTTGGCTGGCTTAGATCCAATATTTGAGAATGCAAGGAGCGAATTACTTCGCCGGACTACCACACCAACCTTGCAGCAAGCCTTTGCTTATATTCACAAAGATGAGACCCAGAGGGCTGGAACTAGAACAGTTACTTCAGAAGTTGCTAGCCTTACAATACAATCAAAGCCATCTGATCCCTCAAGTAATTGGTCACTCTCAGGCAATCGACCTCTTTCTTCTCTACGTCCCTCTCCTCAAGGTCCTCCTCCCAGGTTCTCCTCAAATCTGACTTGTAACTACTGCAAGAATCTAGGCCACATCAAAGCAAATTGTTATAGGTTGGTTGGTTTTGCAGCAGGCTACTTTGATAGGCCTCGACCTCAAGACAACTAACCCAAGGGAAAGGTTGCTGTTCATCttgttcaagaccaagattactATGCAGTGACAGAACCAGATCACACCAACTTGGCTGGTAAGGATACCGCATCAGTAAGTCATGGTGGTAATGGTAAGATTAGAGTTGCTTTAAAAATTTCTAGCTTTACTGGTGGCAATACTTGGATAATTAATTTTGGAGCATCTaatcatatgacctatgatcgtagtttcttcctttttctcaatccaccctctatttcctctgttgtcaatgccaatggtgattcttttcctgttttaggCATAGGATCTGTTCGTCTCACCCATTTTTTGACACTACATAATGTTCTTTATGTCCCTGATCTCTCTCATCATCTCATATCTGTGCCTCAGCTTAATACTTAATCTCGGTGTtctgtaacattttttttttcctttgtatgtgatttttcaggacctCCTCACTAGGGAAATAATCGGCAGGGGTTATCTGAGGGGTCGACTATTTCATCTGGATTGCATGTTCGCCGGAATGAAGCCGGAGAAGGCAGTTCAAGCAGCTTTGATTTCGACTGGGGTTACTAATCAAGTTGAAGAattatggttatggcatcggaGATTGGGACATCCTTCCTTTAGTGTCATGAAGAAATCTATGCCATCTTTGTTTTTGGGCATTCATGAGTCTAAGTTGCATTGTGAGTCATGTGTCTTAATTAAAAGTCATCGTACTAGTTATCCTTTGAGTACTACTAggagttcttttccttttgagctTATTCGTTCTGATGCATGGGTACTTTCCGGTGAGTCAACCTTGTCTGGCAAacattggtttgttttgtttattgatgattatacCTGTCTTACATGGGTCTctttattgaaacacaaatatgaagttttctctgctttccaagaatttttgctCTTGTACAaaatcaatttggagccaatattaaagtctttcattatgataattttttttgggggggggggggggggggggagtttgtcaattctcagtttcacaaattctttcattctcatggGATTGTTCATTAGACTACTTGCCCTCAAACcctgaacaaaatggggtgttagaaagaaagaatcgtCATGTTCTTGACATAGCTCGGTCTCTTCTTggtagtgctcatatgcctaagtatctttggggagatGCAATTCTCACTGCTTACCATCTCATCAATAGGGTACGTACCTTCTTCTGTTCTCAATGGTCAAACCCCCTATGCTGCCCTTTCAAATCATGTGTCTGTCCCTTCGTTTTCTAATTTCCTTGCTCATGTCTTTGGGTGTGTAGTGTTTGTCCATGTCCCTAAGAATCAACGGTCCAAACTCAATGCCAGGGCATTAAAGTGTGTATTTGTGGGCTATGGTGTTAATCAGAAGGGCTATaagtgttttcatcctcctACACAGAAATTTTATGTTACCATGGATGTCACCTTTTATGAGGATGCatgttatttttcttccaccaaTCCTTCACTTCAGGGGGAGAAACACATTTTTTTGGAAGAGAAGTCTAGTGGGATTAAAATTCAGCCAATTGTAGATGATGGTCGTGTAATTTTGGGTCCAACGATCGATCACCAGAATGCCAGCAATCGATTGCCAGACAAGTTCAAAGAAGACAGTAGCGAAACAATCGATCGTTCCATTTCAGGTCCAACAATCGATTACCAGAATGCCATCGATCAATCGCCAAACAGGTTCGAAGAAGACAGTAGGCAAATGATCGATCATTCCATTCCTGGCGATCGATCATTCACCGAGGCAAAAGCTCCCCGTAGCAAAACGATCGATCGTTCCATCTTGGCGATCAATCGCCGGCAGAACCAGAACACGACATCCAAAATTTAGCAGTCCAAGAAGGCCAAGCTCCTCCACCCCTCTCAGATACAGATAACCCTTGTCAACCAATCCCTGATGAGCATCCCAATCTTGTGGTTAGTGGTGTTTCTTCAAACTCTGATAATAGTGATAGTGTGTATGTTTTGCCTCCTAGGTCCACCCGTGGTAAACCACCTCAtcaatatgaaccaagtttagATGTTAAGTCTAAGTAAGTATGCCATAGCTAACTTTGTGTCCGCCCATTGGTTATCCAAATCCCATGCTTCATTTGAgaatcaaatatcctctgtatgtgttcccagtaaagtgcaggatgctctcaaggatcccaaatggtctcaagcgatgaatgaagagatggaggcattagaGAAGAATAATACTTAGGAGTTGGTGACACCTCCACAAGAAAAGAGAGTTGTTGGATGTAGATGGGTGTTCACTATCAAACACAATGCAGATGGTTCAGTGAATAGATATAAGGCAAGACTTGTTGCAAAGGGATATACTCAAATATATGGTGTGGATTATGAAGAGACCTTTGCTCTAGTAGCAAAGATTAATATTGTTTGAGTGTTGATGTCTCTAGCAGCTAATCTAGATTGGCCTTTGCAAccatttgatgtgaagaatgccttTTTACATAGAGAGCTAGCTGAAGATGTCTACATGGATCTACTACCAGGATATGAGGCAAGCACAAGAGGAAGATTTGTGTGTAAGTTGAATAAGTCCTTGTATGGACTCAAACAATCACCACGAGCTTGGTTTGGTAGATTCTCTCAATCTATGCGTCGTTTTGGGTATAAACAGAGTAACTCTGACCATACATTGTTTCTCTCaatcttgattatttatgttgatgatatgataattactggtGATAATTCAGAGGACgttgaaagattaaaagatctgcttgcatcagagtttgagatgaaagatcttggttctcttaaatattttttaggGATGGAGGTCGCCAGGGGGAGTTCAGGAATTTTCTTGTGTTAGAGAAAATATGTGCTTGACTTGTTGACAGAGACATCAATGCTAGGTTGAAGACCTGCTGATACTCCGattgagcagaatcataaaCTGGCTGAGTACCCTAATCAAACTCTTACAGAGAAGCTCGCTATCATAGGTTAGTTGGCAGATTAATCTATCTCTCACATACTCGGCCAAACATTGCATATGtagttagtgttgtgagtcaattcgtgcataatccaagtgaaactcaTATGGAAATTGTGATCTGTATTCTGAGGTATTTAAAGTTTGCACCTGGAAAAGGCTTGATGTTTTCAAAGTATAATCATCTGGATGTTAGTGGTTAtacagatgcagactgggcaggtTGTGTTACGGATAGAAAATCCACTTCtggttacttcacttttgtaggtggtaatcttgttacttggagaagtaagaaacaaaaggttgtggccaggtcaagtgctgaagcagagtatagaggtatggctcatggagtttgtgagttactttggttgagaaatttacttcatgatttgggatttaaaccCAAACGAGCTATggatttgtattgtgataataaggcagCGGTGGATATTACTCACAACCCAGTACAACATGACAGAACTAAGCATGTTGAGGTCGACagacatttcattaaagagaaaCTTGATGCTAAGCTTATCTCTTTTATGTTTGTCCACTCAGAAGAACAGTTGGCTGATGTTCTCACTAAGGTAGTATTAAGTAAGGCATTTtgtgactcacttgacaagttgggcattcgtgatctgtatgcgccaacttgagggggagtgttagcgtgagtcatacttactttatttatgtagatattctgtaatattctGTGATCTGTAATATTCTGTAATATTTGTAGTATTATTtgatttactacttaccttaggaatagtacttgtcttattaggcacaattgtaatttgtatataattccatcttgtaaggtgaatgagATATAGAATTATTCAGCCAAAAttgtctcttgtttttttttatattttgactGTTTACTCCTCATCCGCAAGCTGGAGAAAAATTGGTGTATCTATCCCAGTTACGATGCATTGTGGATTCTCTTGAGAATATCACCCATGCTGTGCACTTCAGAATTTGAGACACGGCGTGCTTGATACTACTGGTTATTGCATTCTCTAGGCCTATATCAACCACATGTTTGGGAATATTCAAGACTGAATGTCAGTAACACTGTTATGTCGAAGCGTAAGTTAAATCGACTATTGACTGAAAATTGGGTTGATGGTTGGGATGATCCACACCTTATGACACTAGCTGGTTTACGACGTAGGGGCGTGACATCAACTGCCATTAATACATTTGTTAGAGGAATTGGAATCACCAGAAGTGATTGTGGTATGATTCATCTGAGTTGCCTCTAGTACCACGTACATTAGAGAAGAGCTCAATAAAACAGCTCCTCGCACAATGGTTATGCTTGATCCTGTAAAGGTCGTCATTACCAACTGGAAAGATGGCTTCATAAAGGACTGTGAAGCAAGAAAGTGGCCCGATTATGAGGCAGAGTCCTACAAGGTTCCACTTTCCAAGGTGTTGTACATTGAGCACTCCGATTTTCGCCTTAAAAACTCAAAAGACTACTTCAAACTAGCTCCTAAAAAATCTGCCCTGCTTAGATACGCATTTCCT
This portion of the Rosa chinensis cultivar Old Blush chromosome 1, RchiOBHm-V2, whole genome shotgun sequence genome encodes:
- the LOC112201174 gene encoding uncharacterized protein LOC112201174; the encoded protein is MVQIAKMQVEAEIKASAEKFYEVNWSTEYEKLNEDSPPPNKYLDFVLILK